One Pagrus major chromosome 11, Pma_NU_1.0 genomic region harbors:
- the cpt2 gene encoding carnitine O-palmitoyltransferase 2, mitochondrial codes for MASLLSMQCVASLRKSGNLIHLRSAAVRRHYSSHTGSPGEFLHRSVVPSMHYQKSLPRLPVPKLEDTIRRYLAAQRPLLDDDQFRTTEKLAQDFMNGVGKQLHEELVAQDKNNKHTSYISGPWFDMYLSARDSVVLNFNPFMSFNPDPKTEYNDQLVRATNIVCSAVRFMKTLRAGLLEPEVFHLNPAKSDTDGFKKFIRWVPSSLSWYGAYMVNAYPLDMSQYFRLFNSTRIPKRGRDELFTDEKGRHLLVMKKGNMYVFDIIDKDGNLVTPAEIQSHLKHILSDPTPAPALPLGVLTSENRDVWAGLREKLVSAGNAEDLRTVDSALFCLCLDDESMKDHIHISHNMLHGDGCNRWYDKSFSIILAKDGQAAINFEHSWGDGVAVLRFQNEVFKDTTEQPLVHPGSAAAAVDSASAVRRLQFNLDSELENGIKKAKENFDSAVSKLTIDAMEFKKGGKEQLKKSKLSPDAVAQLAFQMGFLRQYGQTVATYESCSTAAFKHGRTETIRPATTHTQKCAQAFVRQPGQHSVEELKAMLSECSKYHGQLTREAAMGQGFDRHLFSMRYLANSKGQALHSLYTDPAYAAINHNILSTSTLTSPAVSLGGFAPVVPDGFGVGYGVHDDWIGCNVSSYPARNVHEFLQCVHKSLEDIFTVLEGKPIS; via the exons ATGGCCAGTCTGCTTTCAATGCAATGCGTCGCCTCTCTGAGGAAATCTGGAAACCTCATTCACTTGAGAAGCGCTGCTGTGAGGAGACACTACAGCAGCCACACAGGGTCTCCAGGAGAGTTTCTGCACCGCAGTGTGGTTCCGTCCATGCATTACCAGAAGAGTTTACCCAG gCTTCCTGTACCCAAACTGGAGGATACCATCAGGAGGTATTTAGCTGCCCAGAGGCCTCTGTTGGATGATGACCAGTTCAG AACAACAGAGAAACTTGCACAGGATTTCATGAATGGTGTGGGCAAACAGCTGCATGAGGAGCTGGTGGCTCAGGACAAAAACAATAAGCACACAAGCTATATCTCAG GACCGTGGTTCGACATGTATCTTTCTGCTCGTGACTCTGTGGTGCTGAACTTCAACCCCTTCATGTCCTTCAACCCCGACCCAAAGACTGAGTACAACGACCAGCTGGTGCGGGCCACCAACATCGTGTGTTCGGCTGTGCGCTTCATGAAAACACTGCGAGCCGGACTGCTGGAGCCGGAGGTTTTCCACCTCAACCCGGCGAAGAGCGACACAGACGGCTTCAAAAAGTTCATCCGCTGGGTCCCGTCCTCCCTGTCCTGGTACGGAGCCTACATGGTGAACGCTTACCCCCTGGACATGTCTCAGTACTTCCGCCTCTTCAACTCAACTCGGATTCCCAAGCGAGGGCGAGATGAGCTCTTCACTGATGAGAAAGGGCGACATCTGCTCGTCATGAAGAAAGGCAACATGTACGTGTTTGATATCATAGACAAGGATGGGAATCTGGTGACGCCGGCAGAGATCCAGTCCCACCTGAAGCACATCTTGTCCGACCCGACGCCAGCACCTGCCCTTCCCCTCGGGGTCCTGACCAGTGAGAACAGGGATGTGTGGGCCGGCCTCAGGGAAAAGCTGGTATCTGCCGGAAACGCTGAGGACTTAAGGACTGTTGACAGcgctcttttctgtctctgtctcgaCGATGAAAGCATGAAGGACCATATTCACATCTCCCACAACATGCTGCACGGCGACGGCTGCAACAGGTGGTACGACAAGTCCTTCAGCATCATTCTGGCCAAAGACGGACAGGCGGCCATCAACTTCGAGCACTCCTGGGGCGACGGTGTGGCTGTGCTCCGCTTTCAGAATGAGGTCTTCAAAGACACGACGGAGCAGCCGCTGGTCCACCCGGgctctgctgccgctgctgtgGACTCGGCCTCCGCTGTGCGCAGGCTGCAGTTCAACCTGGACAGCGAGCTGGAGAACGGCATCAAAAAAGCCAAGGAGAACTTCGATTCAGCCGTATCCAAACTCACCATCGATGCCATGGAGTTCAAGAAAGGCGGGAAGGAGCAGTTAAAGAAGAGCAAGTTGAGTCCGGATGCCGTCGCCCAGCTGGCTTTTCAGATGGGTTTCCTGAGGCAGTACGGACAGACTGTAGCCACGTACGAGTCCTGCAGCACCGCAGCATTCAAGCACGGCCGCACAGAGACCATCCGGCCcgccaccacacacacacagaaatgtgcgCAAGCATTTGTTCGCCAGCCAGGCCAACACAGCGTGGAGGAGTTAAAGGCCATGCTCAGTGAATGCTCCAAGTATCACGGGCAGCTCACCAGGGAAGCAGCTATGG GCCAAGGTTTTGACCGTCACCTGTTTTCCATGCGATACCTGGCCAACTCAAAGGGCCAGGCTCTGCACAGCCTGTACACAGACCCCGCCTACGCTGCCATCAACCACAACATCCTCTCCACCAGCACCCTCACCAGTCCGGCCGTGAGCCTCGGTGGCTTCGCCCCGGTGGTGCCCGACGGGTTTGGCGTCGGCTACGGCGTCCACGACGACTGGATCGGCTGCAACGTGTCCAGCTACCCGGCTCGCAACGTCCACGAGTTCCTGCAGTGTGTCCACAAGTCTCTAGAGGACATTTTCACTGTCCTGGAGGGAAAACCCATCAGCTAA
- the magoh gene encoding protein mago nashi homolog, whose amino-acid sequence MSTSDFYLRYYVGHKGKFGHEFLEFEFRPDGKLRYANNSNYKNDVMIRKEAYVHKSVMEELKRIIDDSEITKEDDALWPPPDRVGRQELEIVIGDEHISFTTSKIGSLIDVNQSKDPEGLRVFYYLVQDLKCLVFSLIGLHFKIKPI is encoded by the exons ATGTCCACGAGTGACTTCTATCTGAGATATTATGTGGGCCACAAGGGAAAGTTTGGCCACGAGTTCCTGGAATTTGAATTCAGACCCGACG gtaAACTGAGGTACGCAAACAACAGCAACTACAAGAATGACGTCATGATCAGGAAAGAG GCGTATGTACACAAGAGTgtgatggaggagctgaagaggaTCATCGACGACAGCGAGATCACAAAGGAAGATGATGCTCTGTGGCCGCCTCCGGACAGAGTCGGCAGACAG gaactGGAGATTGTCATTGGAGACGAGCACATTTCATTCACAACTTCCAAAATTGGCTCCTTGATTGACGTCAACCAGTCAAA GGACCCTGAAGGTCTGCGTGTGTTCTACTACCTGGTGCAGGACCTGAAATGTCTCGTCTTCAGTCTCATCGGCCTACACTTCAAGATCAAGCCGATCTAA
- the aatf gene encoding protein AATF, which produces MAGSVSQELEDLLNPLPKFIDPEDEDDDDVTKARVIEGFNEDGDEDEDGVVTSALRKHNTAPLSETDRRYVGKKVSREQLLMEIEGSAEEEEEEDDDDDDGDDDEEEEGSIEEQEDEEEDDDENDLEDDDEELEGSDAELMSKTNAADLNFPQGVDFRKLTDGMDDLGVSEDDDDDDDEGEDSEGSDEDEGSDDDDDDEMEADEGTVRTFSQDKVDEEVEKGKAVKNQLALYDQLLEGRIKIQKALMTANQLPQPQTLPEFKRRGGAELAGELKNTHKALKALQRSLLELHDQLLCQNPDTRTVALGKTGEDEEINSDGDEEESVKEVGAPKRKLEMAEYPDFMAKRFAAFQPYRDATLQKWHDKTRLTMGKGNKGFGAFDRNILTQVEQVLMDNERLVRRTQTRRSEFRVLGKKEAPAVVSETFPDGEEAGQQLKANAHLKDLDEDIFDDDDFYHQLLRELIERKTSASDPNDQVAMGRQWLAIQKLRSKIKKKVDTKASKGRKVRFHIHSKMVNFMAPVDHSSMSDEARSELYRGLFGQRSAVGE; this is translated from the coding sequence ATGGCAGGCTCGGTTTCTCAGGAGCTCGAGGATTTGTTGAATCCTTTACCGAAGTTTATTGATCCGGAGGATGAAGATGACGATGACGTCACTAAAGCGCGAGTGATCGAGGGATTCAACGAGGACGGAGACGAGGACGAAGATGGAGTCGTCACCAGCGCGCTGCGGAAGCACAACACAGCCCCGCTGTCAGAGACGGACAGACGGTACGTGGGGAAGAAGGTCTCCCGGGAGCAGCTGCTCATGGAGATTGAGGGatctgctgaggaggaggaggaggaggatgatgatgatgatgatggtgatgatgatgaggaggaggagggtagcATAGAGGAgcaagaagatgaagaagaggatgatgatgaaaatgatttagaagatgatgatgaggagctggagggCAGTGATGCAGAGCTGATGTCCAAGACGAACGCTGCCGACCTGAACTTTCCTCAGGGGGTGGACTTCCGCAAGCTGACAGACGGCATGGATGACCTGGGAGTgagtgaggatgatgatgatgatgatgatgaaggtgaggacAGTGAAGGCAGCGATGAAGATGAGGgctctgatgatgatgacgacgacgaGATGGAAGCCGATGAGGGAACCGTCCGCACGTTCTCTCAAGACAAAGTAGACGAGGAGGTGGAGAAAGGGAAGGCGGTGAAGAACCAGCTGGCCCTGTACGACCAGCTGCTGGAGGGTCGGATCAAAATCCAGAAAGCCCTGATGACCGCCAACCAGCTCCCGCAGCCGCAGACGCTCCCCGAGttcaagaggagaggaggagccgAGCTGGCGGGGGAGCTGAAGAACACCCACAAAGCTCTGAAGGCTCTTCAGCGATCCCTGCTGGAGCTGCACGATCAGCTGCTGTGCCAGAACCCAGACACGAGGACCGTCGCTCTGGGGAAGACGGGCGAGGACGAGGAGATAAACAGCGAtggggatgaagaggagtcgGTGAAGGAGGTCGGAGCGCCCAAACGAAAGCTGGAGATGGCAGAGTATCCGGACTTCATGGCCAAACGGTTCGCGGCCTTCCAGCCTTATCGGGACGCCACCCTGCAGAAGTGGCACGACAAAACCAGACTGACTATGGGGAAAGGCAACAAGGGCTTCGGAGCGTTTGACAGAAACATACTGACGCAGGTGGAGCAGGTTCTGATGGACAATGAGAGGCTGGTGCGTCGAACCCAGACCAGACGCTCAGAGTTCAGAGTCCTGGGGAAGAAAGAAGCTCCTGCTGTCGTCTCTGAGACCTTCCCAGACGGAGAGGAGGCGGGACAGCAGCTGAAAGCGAACGCACACCTGAAGGATCTCGACGAGGACATATTCGACGACGACGACTTCTACCACCAGCTCCTCAGAGAGCTGATCGAGCGCAAGACGAGCGCGTCGGACCCCAACGACCAGGTGGCCATGGGCAGGCAGTGGCTGGCCATCCAGAAGCTGCGCAGCAAGATCAAGAAGAAGGTGGACACCAAAGCCAGCAAGGGCCGCAAAGTCCGGTTCCACATCCACAGCAAGATGGTGAACTTCATGGCTCCCGTCGACCACAGCTCGATGAGCGACGAGGCCCGCAGCGAACTGTACCGCGGCCTCTTCGGGCAGAGGTCGGCCGTCGGGGAGTGA
- the uck2a gene encoding uridine-cytidine kinase 2-A: MPADSETKPGDQAENESHDRQPFLIGVAGGTASGKSSVCSKIMELLGQNEIDHHQRQVAILSQDCFYRVLTPEQKAKALKGQFNFDHPDAFDNDLIIATLWDIKEGKTVHIPVYDFVSHSRKEETVTVYPADVVLFEGILMFYSQEIRDLFQMKLFVDTDADTRLSRRVLRDISERGRDLESVLAQYITFVKPAFEEFCLPTKKYADVIIPRGADNLVAINLIVQHIQDILTGGLTKRLNGWFNGYGTTKKQPNMESSSRPH; the protein is encoded by the exons ATGCCGGCCGACAGCGAGACAAAGCCAGGTGACCAAGCCGAAAATGAGAGCCATGACCGGCAGCCCTTCCTCATCGGCGTGGCTGGAGGGACAGCCAGCGGAAAG TCGTCGGTGTGCAGCAAGATCATGGAGCTGCTGGGCCAGAACGAGATCGACCACCACCAGCGGCAAGTGGCCATCCTCAGCCAGGACTGCTTCTACAGGGTCCTCACGCCGGAGCAGAAGGCCAAGGCGCTCAAGGGCCAGTTCAACTTTGACCACCCAG ATGCATTTGATAACGACCTCATAATCGCAACTCTGTGGGACATCAAAGAGGGGAAAACGGTGCACATCCCTGTTTACGACTTTGTTTCCCATTCCAG GAAGGAGGAGACTGTGACGGTGTACCCGGCTGATGTGGTGCTCTTCGAGGGCATCCTGATGTTCTACTCTCAGGAGATCCGAGACCTTTTCCAAATGAAGCTGTTCGTGGACACCGACGCAGATACACGACTCTCCCGAAGAG TGCTGCGTGACATAAGTGAACGTGGACGGGACTTGGAAAGCGTTCTGGCTCAGTACATCACTTTTGTCAAGCCTGCATTCGAGGAGTTCTGCCTGCCG ACGAAGAAATATGCAGATGTGATCATACCGAGAGGAGCCGACAACCTTG TTGCCATTAATCTCATAGTTCAACACATCCAGGACATCCTCACTGGCGGTTTGACCAAGCGGCTGAACGGGTGGTTTAACGGCTACGGGACGACGAAGAAGCAGCCGAACATGGAGTCCAGCAGTCGGCCTCACTGA
- the tmco1 gene encoding calcium load-activated calcium channel has product MSTMFADTILIVFISVCTALLAEGITWVLVYRTEKYKRLKAEVEKQSKKLEKKKETITESAGRQQKKKIERQEEKLKNNNRDLSMVRMKSMFAIGFCFTALMGMFNSIFDGRVVAKLPFVPLSYIQGLSHRNLLGEDYTDCSFIFLYILCTMSIRQNIQKMLGLAPSRAATKQAGGFLGPPPQAAKFS; this is encoded by the exons ATGAGCACCATGTTCGCCGACACTATTCTGATCGTGTTCATCTCAGTTTGCACGGCGCTGTTAGCCGAAG GTATTACCTGGGTTTTAGTGTATCGCACTGAAAAATACAAGAGGCTAAAGGctgaagtggaaaaacaaagcaaaaaac TcgagaagaaaaaggaaaccaTCACAGAATCTGCAGGACgtcaacagaagaagaaaattg aaagacaagaagagaaactgaagaacaacaacagagacTTGTCGATG GTGCGCATGAAGTCCATGTTCGCCATCGGCTTCTGCTTCACAGCTTTGATGGGCATGTTCAACTCCAT CTTTGATGGAAGAGTAGTGGCCAAGTTGCCGTTCGTGCCGCTGTCCTACATCCAGGGGCTGTCGCACCGCAACCTGCTGGGCGAGGATTacacagactgctcctttatCTTCCTCTACATCCTCTGCACCATGTCCATCAGACAG AACATCCAGAAGATGCTCGGTCTCGCACCCTCAAGAGCTGCAACAAAACAGGCTGGAGGCTTCCTGGGACCTCCTCCGCAAGCAGCCAAGTTTTcctaa
- the aldh9a1a.1 gene encoding 4-trimethylaminobutyraldehyde dehydrogenase A, whose translation MAQSVIDTMPGASTGTVVVTDHLNFWGGQRVKPRQEKGAEPVFEPATGRVLCQMVPCGSEEVDEAIKSAHSAYLKWSKMAGMERARVMLEAARIIRERREKIAKLEVINNGKSITEALVDIDVAWQCIEYYAGLAGTLAGQHIQLPGGAFAYTRREALGVCVGIGAFNYPFQIASWKSAPALACGNAMVFKPSPMTPVTAVILAEIYKEAGVPDGLFCVVQGGAETGTLLCQHPTVAKVSFTGSVPTGKKVMEMSAKGVKQVTLELGGKSPLLIFKDCELENAVRGALMANFLTQGQVCCNGTRVFVQREILPKFLEEVVKRTKAIAVGDPLLDGTRMGALISKPQLEKALRYVNQAKKEGANVLCGGEPLVPSDPKLKGGYYMSPCVLDNCRDDMTCVKEEIFGPVMSVLPFDTEEEVIQRANDTTFGLASGVFTRDISRAHRVAENLEAGTCFINNYNVSPVEVPFGGYKNSGFGRENGQVTIEYYSQLKTVVVEMGDVENYF comes from the exons atgGCCCAGTCTGTCATCGACACCATGCCCGGAGCCTCCACCGGAACCGTGGTGGTCACGGATCATCTGAACTTCTGGGGCGGGCAGCGGGTCAAACCTCGGCAGGAGAAAGGCGCAGAGCCCGTGTTTGAGCCTGCGACTG GCCGTGTCTTGTGTCAGATGGTACCCTGTGGATCTGAGGAGGTGGATGAGGCCATAAAGAGCGCCCACAGTGCCTACCTCAAATGGAGCAAGATGGCAGGCATGGAGAGGGCTCGGGTGATGCTCGAGGCCGCTCGCATTATCAGG GAACGAAGGGAGAAGATTGCAAAGCTGGAAGTGATCAACAACGGCAAGTCCATCACTGAAGCACTGGTGGATATTGATGTTGCCTGGCAGTGCATTGAGTACTACGCTGGTCTGGCTGGTACACTTGCAG GCCAACACATCCAGCTTCCTGGTGGAGCGTTTGCTTACACCAGGAGGGAGGcccttggtgtgtgtgtgggaatcGGTGCATTCAATTACCCCTTCCAGATCGCATCATGGAAATCTGCTCCCGCTCTGGCGTGTG GTAATGCCATGGTGTTCAAGCCCTCTCCAATGACCCCTGTGACGGCTGTCATTCTGGCTGAGATTTACAAAGAGGCGGGGGTCCCCGATGGGCTCTTCTGTGTGGTGCAGGGCGGAGCAGAGACCGGCACCTTGCTCTGCCAACACCCGACGGTCGCCAAAGTCTCCTTCACTGGCAGTGTGCCAACAGGCAAAAAG GTCATGGAAATGTCTGCTAAGGGGGTGAAGCAGGTGACCCTGGAGCTTGGAGGGAAATCTCCCCTCCTCATCTTCAAAGACTGTGAGCTGGAGAACGCAGTGAGGGGAGCACTCATGGCAAACTTCCTGACACAGGGACAG GTTTGCTGCAATGGGACCAGAGTGTTTGTGCAAAGAGAGATCCTGCCCAAAttcctggaggaggtggtgaagAGGACCAAGGCCATCGCTGTGGGCGACCCTCTGCTGGACGGCACCCGAATGGGGGCGCTTATCAGCAAACCACAGCTGGAGAAGGCATTGAGATATGTCAACCAGGCCAAGAAGGAG GGAGCCAATGTGCTTTGTGGAGGAGAGCCTCTTGTCCCCAGTGACCCCAAGTTGAAAGGGGGGTACTACATGTCACCATGTGTACTTG ATAACTGCAGAGATGACATGACTTGCGTGAAGGAGGAGATTTTCGGCCCCGTCATGTCCGTGTTGCCTTtcgacacagaggaagaagtgaTCCAGAGGGCCAACGACACCACCTTTGGATTGGCCTCTGGAGTCTTCACCAG GGACATTTCTCGAGCCCATCGTGTGGCTGAAAACCTGGAGGCAGGAACCTGCTTCATCAACAACTACAACGTCAGCCCTGTGGAGGTGCCGTTTGGGGGATACAAGAACTCAG GCTTTGGCAGAGAGAACGGCCAGGTGACAATCGAGTACTACTCCCAGCTGAAGACTGTGGTTGTTGAAATGGGCGACGTCGAGAACTACTTCTGA
- the med8 gene encoding mediator of RNA polymerase II transcription subunit 8 isoform X2 translates to MQQREEKQLEASVESLASRVAHVKNALHSFIYKLENEYERLTWPSVLDNFALLSGQLNTINKLLKNEKTPSFRNQVIIPLLLSPDRDDDLAKLTEQRVPVFSHEIVPDYLRTKPDPEVEEQEKQLSTEAARIGPEAAQKQIQTLNKLCSNLLEKLNNPRDDRDAESAAIRQNKPSFNPADTNALVGAVAFGKGLSKCRPPGPVAPGHPGQGPMMSGGPTLQQVTIGGGSGQQAGMGGPVAPQQQGQPGKMPSSIKTNIKSASGSMHPYNR, encoded by the exons ATGCAG caacGAGAGGAGAAGCAGCTGGAGGCTTCGGTGGAGTCTCTCGCCTCTCGGGTGGCGCACGTCAAAAACGCTCTGCACAGCTTCATTTACAAGCTGGAAAATGAATACGAGCGACTAACATG GCCCTCTGTTTTGGACAACTTCGCTCTTCTGTCTGGTCAGCTGAACACTATCAATAAACTTCTCAAGAACGAGAAGACACCATCCTTTCGCAACCAGGTTATAATACCGCTGCTTCTGTCTCCAGACCGAGACGACGATTTAGCA AAACTCACAGAGCAGCGTGTCCCAGTGTTCAGTCATGAGATTGTACCAGACTACCTGCGGACCAAGCCCGATccagaggtggaggagcaggagaaacaGCTGAGTACAGAGGCAGCGCGTATTGGGCCGGAGGCGGCACAG AAACAGATCCAGACGTTGAATAAACTGTGTTCCAATCTGCTGGAGAAGCTCAACAACCCTCGTGATGACAGAGACGCAGAGAGTGCAG cTATACGACAGAACAAGCCGTCTTTCAACCCTGCTGACACTAACGCTCTGGTCGGAGCTGTTGCATTTGGAAAGGGGCTTTCCAAATGTAGGCCTCCAGGTCCAGTGGCCCCTGGACATCCAGGACAAGGGCCCATGATGAGTGGAGGTCCAACCTTACAGCAGGTCACCATCGGCGGTGGCTCAGGCCAACAAGCAGGTATGGGAGGACCTGTGGCTCCACAGCAGCAAGGGCAGCCAG gaAAAATGCCAAGCAGTATCAAGACAAACATCAAGTCTGCGTCCGGTTCAATGCATCCTTACAACCGAtga
- the med8 gene encoding mediator of RNA polymerase II transcription subunit 8 isoform X1, with translation MQQREEKQLEASVESLASRVAHVKNALHSFIYKLENEYERLTWPSVLDNFALLSGQLNTINKLLKNEKTPSFRNQVIIPLLLSPDRDDDLAKLTEQRVPVFSHEIVPDYLRTKPDPEVEEQEKQLSTEAARIGPEAAQKQIQTLNKLCSNLLEKLNNPRDDRDAESAAIRQNKPSFNPADTNALVGAVAFGKGLSKCRPPGPVAPGHPGQGPMMSGGPTLQQVTIGGGSGQQAGMGGPVAPQQQGQPGRRPGELGKMPSSIKTNIKSASGSMHPYNR, from the exons ATGCAG caacGAGAGGAGAAGCAGCTGGAGGCTTCGGTGGAGTCTCTCGCCTCTCGGGTGGCGCACGTCAAAAACGCTCTGCACAGCTTCATTTACAAGCTGGAAAATGAATACGAGCGACTAACATG GCCCTCTGTTTTGGACAACTTCGCTCTTCTGTCTGGTCAGCTGAACACTATCAATAAACTTCTCAAGAACGAGAAGACACCATCCTTTCGCAACCAGGTTATAATACCGCTGCTTCTGTCTCCAGACCGAGACGACGATTTAGCA AAACTCACAGAGCAGCGTGTCCCAGTGTTCAGTCATGAGATTGTACCAGACTACCTGCGGACCAAGCCCGATccagaggtggaggagcaggagaaacaGCTGAGTACAGAGGCAGCGCGTATTGGGCCGGAGGCGGCACAG AAACAGATCCAGACGTTGAATAAACTGTGTTCCAATCTGCTGGAGAAGCTCAACAACCCTCGTGATGACAGAGACGCAGAGAGTGCAG cTATACGACAGAACAAGCCGTCTTTCAACCCTGCTGACACTAACGCTCTGGTCGGAGCTGTTGCATTTGGAAAGGGGCTTTCCAAATGTAGGCCTCCAGGTCCAGTGGCCCCTGGACATCCAGGACAAGGGCCCATGATGAGTGGAGGTCCAACCTTACAGCAGGTCACCATCGGCGGTGGCTCAGGCCAACAAGCAGGTATGGGAGGACCTGTGGCTCCACAGCAGCAAGGGCAGCCAGGTAGGAGACCTGGAGAGCTGG gaAAAATGCCAAGCAGTATCAAGACAAACATCAAGTCTGCGTCCGGTTCAATGCATCCTTACAACCGAtga
- the med8 gene encoding mediator of RNA polymerase II transcription subunit 8 isoform X3, with the protein MQQREEKQLEASVESLASRVAHVKNALHSFIYKLENEYERLTWPSVLDNFALLSGQLNTINKLLKNEKTPSFRNQVIIPLLLSPDRDDDLAKLTEQRVPVFSHEIVPDYLRTKPDPEVEEQEKQLSTEAARIGPEAAQKQIQTLNKLCSNLLEKLNNPRDDRDAESAAIRQNKPSFNPADTNALVGAVAFGKGLSKCRPPGPVAPGHPGQGPMMSGGPTLQQVTIGGGSGQQAGKMPSSIKTNIKSASGSMHPYNR; encoded by the exons ATGCAG caacGAGAGGAGAAGCAGCTGGAGGCTTCGGTGGAGTCTCTCGCCTCTCGGGTGGCGCACGTCAAAAACGCTCTGCACAGCTTCATTTACAAGCTGGAAAATGAATACGAGCGACTAACATG GCCCTCTGTTTTGGACAACTTCGCTCTTCTGTCTGGTCAGCTGAACACTATCAATAAACTTCTCAAGAACGAGAAGACACCATCCTTTCGCAACCAGGTTATAATACCGCTGCTTCTGTCTCCAGACCGAGACGACGATTTAGCA AAACTCACAGAGCAGCGTGTCCCAGTGTTCAGTCATGAGATTGTACCAGACTACCTGCGGACCAAGCCCGATccagaggtggaggagcaggagaaacaGCTGAGTACAGAGGCAGCGCGTATTGGGCCGGAGGCGGCACAG AAACAGATCCAGACGTTGAATAAACTGTGTTCCAATCTGCTGGAGAAGCTCAACAACCCTCGTGATGACAGAGACGCAGAGAGTGCAG cTATACGACAGAACAAGCCGTCTTTCAACCCTGCTGACACTAACGCTCTGGTCGGAGCTGTTGCATTTGGAAAGGGGCTTTCCAAATGTAGGCCTCCAGGTCCAGTGGCCCCTGGACATCCAGGACAAGGGCCCATGATGAGTGGAGGTCCAACCTTACAGCAGGTCACCATCGGCGGTGGCTCAGGCCAACAAGCAG gaAAAATGCCAAGCAGTATCAAGACAAACATCAAGTCTGCGTCCGGTTCAATGCATCCTTACAACCGAtga